A stretch of the Xiphias gladius isolate SHS-SW01 ecotype Sanya breed wild chromosome 21, ASM1685928v1, whole genome shotgun sequence genome encodes the following:
- the ppcs gene encoding phosphopantothenate--cysteine ligase: MAEPRISSIDGKLTEEFAVPSHVEEVKEKMSAFAMHHAAAGRRVVLITSGGTKVPLESRTVRFLDNFSSGRRGASSAEYFIDASYAVIFLHRHRSLYPYTRTFSTMNMLDALQFRSGEDTSCNSGEVVVNQQVLPNIAKVLKRYQEVKDSRLLLPVEFSTLSEYLHLLKAAAQALSTIGSKAMFYLAAAVSDFYIPASEMPEHKIQSSNGPLQLSLNMVPKILSPLVKDWAPQAFVISFKLETDATILLEKARRALDTYRHQVVVANVLDSRRGYVVVVTPATQAELILTEEDVKNEVEIEERIVSNLTSAHNKFLTQQVG; encoded by the exons ATGGCTGAACCCAGAATATCTTCGATTGATGGGAAGTTAACTGAAGAATTTGCTGTTCCCTCCCACGTCGAGGAGGTCAAAGAGAAGATGTCTGCTTTTGCCATGCATCACGCAGCAGCAGGTCGCAGAGTGGTTCTCATCACATCAGGAGGCACTAAAGTTCCCCTGGAGTCACGCACTGTTCGCTTCCTCGATAACTTCAGCAGTGGCAGACGAGGAGCCTCCTCAGCGGAGTATTTCATAGACGCCAGCTACGCTGTCATCTTCCTGCACAGGCATCGCTCCCTCTACCCTTACACTCGCACGTTCTCAACCATGAACATGCTAGATGCCCTGCAGTTCCGAAGTGGAGAAGACACATCCTGTAACTCTGGTGAAGTGGTGGTTAACCAGCAGGTGCTTCCGAACATTGCCAAAGTGCTGAAGAGATACCAAGAAGTGAAAGACAGCAGACTTCTCCTGCCCGTTGAGTTCAGCACTCTGTCAGAGTATCTGCATCTACTCAAAGCGGCAGCGCAGGCACTCAGCACAATAG GATCCAAGGCCATGTTTTACTTGGCTGCAGCTGTGTCTGATTTCTATATCCCAGCATCTGAGATGCCTGAACACAAAATCCAGTCTTCTAATGGTCCTCTTCAG ctcaGTTTGAACATGGTCCCCAAGATACTGTCCCCACTGGTGAAGGACTGGGCACCTCAGGCATTTGTCATATCTTTTAAACTGGAGACCGACGCAACCATCCTACTGGAAAAGGCTCGGCGGGCTCTGGACACCTACAGGCACCAGGTGGTTGTTGCCAATGTACTGGACTCTAGACGGGGttatgtggtggtggtgaccCCCGCGACTCAGGCTGAGCTGATCCTCACAGAGGAAGATGTGAAGAATGAGGTGGAGATAGAGGAGAGGATAGTGAGCAACCTGACGTCAGCACACAACAAGTTCTTAACTCAACAAGTGGGCTGA